A stretch of the Cucurbita pepo subsp. pepo cultivar mu-cu-16 chromosome LG16, ASM280686v2, whole genome shotgun sequence genome encodes the following:
- the LOC111777139 gene encoding peroxidase 3-like — MRMGRLTSLVLAAIVGLLGLIGSTQAQLQLGFYAKSCPNAEKIVLDFVHQHIHNAPSLAATFIRMHFHDCFVRGCDGSVLINSTSNNQAEKDSPPNQTLRGFDFIDRVKSLLEAECPGVVSCADVLSLVTRDSIVATGGPYWEVPTGRRDGVISRSSEALANIPPPFGNLSTLQRLFEDQGLDLKDLVLLSGAHTIGIAHCSSFRNRLYNFTGVGDQDPSLDPRYAANLKANKCKTPTDNSKVEMDPGSRNTFDLSYYSLLLKRRGLFESDSALTKGATTLGLVQKLVQGPIEEFFSEFAASIEKMGRIKVKTGTEGEIRRRCAVVNG; from the exons atgagaATGGGGAGGCTTACTTCTTTGGTGTTGGCCGCTATTGTTGGTCTTCTAGGCCTCATAGGCTCCACTCAAGCTCAGTTACAGCTTGGTTTCTATGCCAAAAGCTGCCCAAACGCTGAGAAGATTGTGCTGGATTTCGTTCATCAGCATATCCATAATGCCCCTTCATTGGCAGCAACTTTCATAAGAATGCATTTCCATGATTGCTTTGTTAGG GGTTGTGATGGGTCTGTGCTTATAAACTCCACTTCAAATAACCAAGCTGAGAAGGATTCTCCTCCAAATCAAACACTCAGAGGCTTTGACTTCATTGATAGAGTTAAAAGCTTACTTGAAGCTGAATGCCCTGGAGTGGTGTCTTGCGCAGATGTTCTTTCCTTGGTTACTAGAGATTCCATTGTAGCCACT GGAGGTCCTTACTGGGAAGTTCCGACTGGCCGGAGGGATGGAGTGATCTCAAGGTCATCAGAAGCCCTGGCTAACATTCCTCCTCCTTTTGGAAACCTTTCAACACTCCAAAGACTTTTCGAAGACCAAGGCCTTGATCTAAAAGACTTGGTATTACTATCTG GCGCTCACACAATCGGCATAGCGCACTGCTCATCATTCAGAAACCGACTGTACAATTTCACCGGCGTGGGAGACCAAGATCCCTCTCTGGATCCAAGATACGCCGCTAACCTGAAGGCCAACAAATGCAAAACTCCGACGGACAACAGCAAGGTGGAGATGGACCCTGGAAGCCGCAACACTTTCGATCTTAGCTACTACTCTCTTCTTCTCAAGAGAAGGGGCCTTTTCGAATCCGATTCTGCTCTCACTAAAGGCGCAACTACATTGGGTCTAGTTCAGAAACTTGTTCAAGGACCCATCGAAGAGTTCTTCTCTGAATTTGCAGCATCCATTGAGAAAATGGGACGGATTAAAGTGAAGACTGGAACTGAGGGTGAAATCAGAAGGAGATGCGCCGTCGTGAATGGTTGA
- the LOC111777142 gene encoding histone-lysine N-methyltransferase ATXR2 isoform X1 translates to MAFVCPIDAKYPNEISALLSPPSPLQVQEYFDQLVWMRQCRGLRVIQDGALGKGVFADAAFKEGDLVLKDQMLVGSQHTSNKMDCLVCSFCFRFVGSIELQIGRKLYFQDLGISTNHQCDMEPSSPMSEDCFEAESDDGEEIALENNESMGGCSSSNSKGVALPNGLVESLMNGGLSLPHSKEFSMPPAIPCSGGCGEAFYCSKSCAEADWEAFHSLLCTGGKTEPSRREALLKFIQNANDTNDIFLLAAKAISSTILRYKKLKLACSEEQMKYGNIVDLSILLEAWKPISMGHKRRWWDCIALPEDVEPSNEVAFRMQIREMAFTSLQLLKEAILDEGCEPLFSLEIYGQIIGMFELNNLDLVVASPVEDYFLYVDELPSPYKEKAEEITRPLLDVLGDSYSICCQGTAFFPLQSCMNHSCYPNAKAFKREEDRDGQATIIAVRPIHPGEEVTISYIDEDLPFEQRRALLADYGFECRCPKCLQQQRP, encoded by the exons ATGGCTTTCGTTTGCCCAATTGATGCGAAGTACCCCAATGAAATCTCTGCCCTCCTTTCACCTCCTTCACCTCTCCAAGTTCAG GAATATTTTGATCAGCTTGTATGGATGAGGCAGTGTCGTGGTCTTAGAGTGATACAGGATGGAGCTCTTGGAAAGG GTGTCTTTGCTGATGCTGCTTTCAAAGAAGGGGACCTTGTCTTGAAGGACCAAATGCTTGTGGGATCACAGCATACGTCAAATAAG ATGGACTGTCTAGTGTGCAGCTTTTGTTTTCGCTTTGTTGGGTCTATAGAACTTCAAATTGGAAGGAAATTGTACTTTCAAGATCTTGGCATTTCGACTAATCATCAATGTGATATGGAGCCGTCATCTCCCATGTCAGAAGATTGCTTCGAAGCGGAATCAGATGATGGCGAGGAGATTGCGttagaaaataatgaaagCATGGGAGGATGTTCTTCCAGCAATTCTAAAGGTGTAGCTTTACCCAACGGGCTTGTGGAATCATTGATGAATGGTGGCCTATCATTGCCTCATTCCAAAGAGTTTTCCATGCCTCCAGCAATTCCTTGTTCTGGGGGATGTGGTGAGGCCTTCTATTGCAG TAAATCGTGTGCAGAAGCTGATTGGGAAGCATTCCATTCCTTACTTTGTACTGGGGGAAAAACAGAACCATCACGCAGGGAAGCACTGCtaaaatttatacaaaatgCTAATG ACACGAACGACATATTCCTCCTCGCTGCAAAG GCAATTTCTTCTACTATTTTAAGGTATAAGAAGTTAAAGCTGGCTTGTTCTGAAGAACAAATGAAATATGGGAACATTGTTGATCTTTCCATTCTTTTGGAGGCATGGAAGCCAATCTCAATGGGACATAAGAGAAG GTGGTGGGATTGCATTGCATTGCCAGAAGATGTCGAACCTTCGAACGAAGTTGCATTCCGAATGCAAATAAGAGAGATGGCTTTCACG TCACTGCAGCTCCTCAAGGAAGCAATTTTGGACGAAGGATGTGAACCAT TATTCTCCCTTGAAATATATGGCCAGATAATTGGCATGTTTGAGCTAAATAATCT TGATTTGGTTGTAGCATCACCGGTAGAGGATTACTTCTTGTATGTTGACGAACTTCCATCTCCTTATAAG GAGAAGGCAGAGGAAATTACCCGACCCCTTTTGGATGTTCTCGGCGATAGCTATTCAATCTGTTGTCAAG GTACTGCGTTTTTCCCTTTACAGAGTTGTATGAATCATTCCTGCTATCCTAATGCAAAAGCGTTCAAAAGAGAGGAG GATAGAGATGGACAAGCAACCATAATTGCAGTGAGGCCCATCCATCCAGGAGAGGAG GTCACAATTTCATATATAGACGAAGATCTTCCATTTGAACAGAGACGAGCATTACTTGCAGATTATGGGTTCGAATGCAGGTGCCCCAAGTGCTTACAACAGCAGCGTCCATAG
- the LOC111777142 gene encoding histone-lysine N-methyltransferase ATXR2 isoform X2, translating into MLVGSQHTSNKMDCLVCSFCFRFVGSIELQIGRKLYFQDLGISTNHQCDMEPSSPMSEDCFEAESDDGEEIALENNESMGGCSSSNSKGVALPNGLVESLMNGGLSLPHSKEFSMPPAIPCSGGCGEAFYCSKSCAEADWEAFHSLLCTGGKTEPSRREALLKFIQNANDTNDIFLLAAKAISSTILRYKKLKLACSEEQMKYGNIVDLSILLEAWKPISMGHKRRWWDCIALPEDVEPSNEVAFRMQIREMAFTSLQLLKEAILDEGCEPLFSLEIYGQIIGMFELNNLDLVVASPVEDYFLYVDELPSPYKEKAEEITRPLLDVLGDSYSICCQGTAFFPLQSCMNHSCYPNAKAFKREEDRDGQATIIAVRPIHPGEEVTISYIDEDLPFEQRRALLADYGFECRCPKCLQQQRP; encoded by the exons ATGCTTGTGGGATCACAGCATACGTCAAATAAG ATGGACTGTCTAGTGTGCAGCTTTTGTTTTCGCTTTGTTGGGTCTATAGAACTTCAAATTGGAAGGAAATTGTACTTTCAAGATCTTGGCATTTCGACTAATCATCAATGTGATATGGAGCCGTCATCTCCCATGTCAGAAGATTGCTTCGAAGCGGAATCAGATGATGGCGAGGAGATTGCGttagaaaataatgaaagCATGGGAGGATGTTCTTCCAGCAATTCTAAAGGTGTAGCTTTACCCAACGGGCTTGTGGAATCATTGATGAATGGTGGCCTATCATTGCCTCATTCCAAAGAGTTTTCCATGCCTCCAGCAATTCCTTGTTCTGGGGGATGTGGTGAGGCCTTCTATTGCAG TAAATCGTGTGCAGAAGCTGATTGGGAAGCATTCCATTCCTTACTTTGTACTGGGGGAAAAACAGAACCATCACGCAGGGAAGCACTGCtaaaatttatacaaaatgCTAATG ACACGAACGACATATTCCTCCTCGCTGCAAAG GCAATTTCTTCTACTATTTTAAGGTATAAGAAGTTAAAGCTGGCTTGTTCTGAAGAACAAATGAAATATGGGAACATTGTTGATCTTTCCATTCTTTTGGAGGCATGGAAGCCAATCTCAATGGGACATAAGAGAAG GTGGTGGGATTGCATTGCATTGCCAGAAGATGTCGAACCTTCGAACGAAGTTGCATTCCGAATGCAAATAAGAGAGATGGCTTTCACG TCACTGCAGCTCCTCAAGGAAGCAATTTTGGACGAAGGATGTGAACCAT TATTCTCCCTTGAAATATATGGCCAGATAATTGGCATGTTTGAGCTAAATAATCT TGATTTGGTTGTAGCATCACCGGTAGAGGATTACTTCTTGTATGTTGACGAACTTCCATCTCCTTATAAG GAGAAGGCAGAGGAAATTACCCGACCCCTTTTGGATGTTCTCGGCGATAGCTATTCAATCTGTTGTCAAG GTACTGCGTTTTTCCCTTTACAGAGTTGTATGAATCATTCCTGCTATCCTAATGCAAAAGCGTTCAAAAGAGAGGAG GATAGAGATGGACAAGCAACCATAATTGCAGTGAGGCCCATCCATCCAGGAGAGGAG GTCACAATTTCATATATAGACGAAGATCTTCCATTTGAACAGAGACGAGCATTACTTGCAGATTATGGGTTCGAATGCAGGTGCCCCAAGTGCTTACAACAGCAGCGTCCATAG